Proteins from a genomic interval of Yarrowia lipolytica chromosome 1E, complete sequence:
- a CDS encoding uncharacterized protein (Compare to YALI0E21439g, similar to Saccharomyces cerevisiae RAD28 (YDR030C); ancestral locus Anc_3.259, weakly similar to uniprot|Q12021 Saccharomyces cerevisiae YDR030c RAD28 protein involved in the same pathway as RAD26P has beta-transducin (WD-40) repeats), translating into MLSFIRSRESGVLPPWELKEALYEESLKNYTAEPHATFPKVHVGAVNSLSVENVDQRYLLSGGADSSIRLWDLELDARKDWKSLNSNDGVEYSQLASIDRQKGHKYGVSHVQWWPHDSGLFVTTSFDGTAKVWDTNSMQEAYKFDLGTRIYSADISSVGEHAMVATAADHPFVRLLDLRTTAAAQILKGHDGKVLTTKWSPTHGSLIATGGTDGSVRLWDVRRSDSCVLMMDHTLTPTAQSNPLRRGVDKRLSHPRAHRAATNGLCWMPDGSTLLSFGNDEKLRLWDLLPAEGMNKLVNYGPFLRNKFLQTINPCLMFQNHETHKVMVPSDSGEIFMYQVEDGKMVCRLSRGHDVARSACVTGRGYGYEDYFSGSLDGKITRWSPHYERPTVALDGKKKRGVLDDIHDEMKANEREMGEQ; encoded by the coding sequence ATGCTGTCGTTTATAAGAAGCCGTGAATCCGGAGTGCTGCCTCCCTGGGAGCTTAAGGAAGCTCTATATGAAGAGTCTCTGAAGAATTACACGGCCGAACCTCATGCTACATTCCCCAAGGTTCATGTTGGAGCTGTCAACTCGTTATCGGTGGAAAACGTGGACCAGAGATACCTGCTTAGTGGAGGCGCCGATTCCAGTATTCGTTTGTGGGATCTGGAATTGGACGCTCGCAAGGATTGGAAGAGTCTTAATTCGAACGATGGAGTGGAGTACTCGCAGTTGGCGTCGATTGACCGTCAGAAGGGACACAAGTACGGAGTTTCCCACGTCCAATGGTGGCCTCATGATTCGGGGCTGTTTGTGACGACTTCATTTGACGGAACAGCCAAGGTCTGGGACACAAACTCGATGCAGGAAGCGTACAAGTTCGATCTGGGAACGCGTATATACAGCGCGGACATCAGCAGCGTGGGAGAACATGCTATGGTTGCTACGGCTGCTGACCATCCATTTGTGCGGTTATTGGACCTGCGAACCACGGCAGCAGCTCAGATTCTCAAGGGCCATGATGGGAAAGTTCTGACCACCAAATGGTCCCCGACTCATGGATCTCTGATTGCGACAGGAGGCACTGATGGAAGTGTGCGGTTGTGGGACGTTCGACGCAGTGACTCGTGTGTGCTCATGATGGACCATACTCTGACGCCAACAGCGCAGAGTAACCCGCTCAGAAGAGGAGTAGATAAGCGTCTCAGTCACCCCAGAGCCCACAGAGCTGCTACCAACGGTCTCTGTTGGATGCCTGACGGCTCCACATTGTTGTCTTTTGGTAATGACGAAAAGCTGCGATTGTGGGACTTGTTACCAGCCGAGGGAATGAACAAACTGGTCAACTATGGTCCGTTCCTGCGAAACAAGTTTCTCCAGACAATTAACCCCTGCCTCATGTTCCAGAATCACGAGACCCACAAGGTCATGGTCCCCAGTGACTCGGGCGAGATCTTCATGTATCAAGTTGAAGACGGCAAGATGGTTTGTCGGTTGAGTCGGGGCCATGATGTTGCACGGTCAGCGTGTGTGACCGGAAGAGGATACGGATATGAAGATTACTTTTCGGGATCCTTGGACGGAAAGATTACGAGATGGTCACCTCATTATGAGAGGCCGACAGTGGCTTTGGatggcaagaagaagaggggTGTGTTGGATGATATCCATGATGAAATGAAGGCGAATGAGCGGGAAATGGGCGAGCAATGA
- a CDS encoding uncharacterized protein (Compare to YALI0E21505g, weakly similar to uniprot|P47118 Saccharomyces cerevisiae YJR067c YAE1, similar to Saccharomyces cerevisiae YAE1 (YJR067C); ancestral locus Anc_1.516): MSDIWDDEEVRETPSEITRVKRDHSQAGYLAGVTKAKDESLQEGFNAGYPIGGQLGLSIGRIFGYLQGKGLVEEEKQARKELSSTRIFDRQYWTTDAAPTYEGVHPLVKQWENKIDVMKRE; encoded by the coding sequence ATGTCCGACATCTGGGATGACGAGGAAGTGAGAGAAACGCCCAGCGAGATCACACGAGTGAAGCGCGACCACTCACAGGCAGGCTACCTTGCTGGAGTCACAAAGGCCAAAGACGAAAGTCTGCAGGAGGGCTTCAACGCAGGATACCCCATTGGAGGCCAGCTGGGGCTCTCTATCGGGCGTATTTTCGGCTATTTGCAGGGAAAGGgtcttgttgaggaggagaagcaggccCGCAAAGAACTCAGCAGCACGAGGATCTTCGACAGACAGTATTGGACCACTGATGCTGCTCCTACATATGAGGGAGTGCATCCTCTGGTGAAGCAATGGGAGAACAAGATTGACGTCATGAAGCGGGAATAG
- a CDS encoding uncharacterized protein (Compare to YALI0E21549g, some similarities with uniprot|Q9FKL5 Arabidopsis thaliana Adenosylmethionine-8-amino-7-oxononanoate aminotransferase-like protein) translates to MKIGGLWKKFPVHYVFGANTDVGKTIFSTALLRHLANENSLYIKPISTGDLNEADDGHVNRYVSQINSHCLSQLSTPCSPHLALQLESKVRDTTEEPHVNDQVVLSKLNDTLHSHISKVRTGYGLIETAGGVLSPTLNGSLQADLYRSMRFPAILVGDARLGGLSATISSLESLKSRGFDVDAIAMFTSPDDPYKNAEYLPQYLKGVLGETKVISIPSSLPPPRGLDTDIRDELEMMDNYYFRLTDSGAFGEIQEIIDTNHAERVSTLDSIPERALSSVWYPFSQHREITRDTITTIDSAYGDFFATAKPNEESMLRPSFDGSASWWTQSLGHGDHQLAQTAAYAAGRYGHVIFANTAHEPAVKLAETILDYSQNPRLSKCFYTDNGSTGTEVAVKMALNAYIKRKKSESSKPREIGILGLKGSYHGDTIGCLDMSEPSIYNEKVPWYTGRGHWLDYPTVAMRDGKWTVSVPESLKSELGCCEQSFDSLTDVFAIRNNKKYREYIEKEVKRLLDSGREFGAVMMEPVILGAGGMNLVDPEFQRALVDVARNSDIFKETHVDSDTTWSGLPVIYDEVFTGLYRLGTFTAAQLLQVFPDISVHAKILTGGILPMSVTLASESIYDSFLSDSKADALLHGHSYTAHPIGCSVAINTLGRLKTMEQDSEGPWAPFKQDWKSSKVTETWSCWSEDLLNHVSASEKISGAFAIGSVLAITFKDESGGGYASTASVELQKYLAKGQGADDWNVHARVLGNVLYLMASQSSKPQELEAIQQRVRTYFQ, encoded by the coding sequence ATGAAAATCGGCGGTCTGTGGAAAAAATTCCCCGTTCATTACGTGTTTGGAGCAAACACCGATGTCGGCAAGACAATCTTCTCGACTGCTTTGCTGCGACACCTGGCCAATGAAAACTCGCTCTACATCAAACCCATTTCGACGGGCGATCTCAACGAGGCCGACGATGGTCATGTCAACAGATATGTGTCTCAGATCAACTCACATTGTTTGTCTCAACTGAGTACTCCCTGCAGTCCTCACCTGGCTCTTCAGCTGGAATCAAAAGTGAGAGATACTACCGAAGAGCCCCATGTCAATGACCAGGTTGTCCTGTCCAAACTCAACGATACTTTGCATTCTCACATTTCCAAAGTCCGTACAGGCTACGGTCTCATCGAGACTGCAGGAGGTGTTCTTTCTCCAACCCTCAACGGCTCTCTCCAGGCTGATCTGTATCGAAGTATGCGTTTCCCTGCTATTCTCGTTGGAGACGCTCGTCTGGGCGGTCTATCTGCCACAATTTCTTCTCTCGAATCTCTCAAATCGCGAGGTTTCGATGTAGACGCCATTGCCATGTTCACCTCTCCCGACGACCCGTACAAGAACGCCGAATACCTTCCACAGTACCTGAAGGGTGTTCTTGGAGAAACCAAGGTTATTTCAattccttcttctctgccCCCTCCTCGTGGTCTGGACACTGATATTCGAGATGAGCTTGAAATGATGGACAACTACTACTTTAGACTGACTGATTCCGGTGCCTTTGGCGAAATCCAGGAGATTATCGACACAAACCATGCTGAGCGAGTCTCTACCCTTGATTCTATTCCCGAACGAGCTCTTAGTTCTGTCTGGTATCCCTTCTCTCAACACAGAGAAATCACCCGAGATACAATCACCACTATCGATTCTGCCTACGGAGACTTCTTTGCCACTGCTAAGCCCAACGAAGAAAGTATGCTGAGACCCTCGTTCGATGGAAGTGCCTCCTGGTGGACCCAGTCGCTCGGACACGGAGACCACCAGCTTGCCCAGACAGCAGCATATGCTGCCGGACGATACGGCCACGTAATCTTTGCTAACACTGCTCACGAACCCGCTGTCAAGCTTGCCGAAACCATTCTCGACTACTCCCAGAACCCCCGTCTTTCCAAGTGCTTCTATACCGATAATGGATCTACTGGAACCGAGGTGGCTGTCAAGATGGCTCTGAATGCGTACATTaagcgaaagaagagcGAGTCTAGTAAGCCCCGTGAGATTGGAATTCTTGGTCTCAAGGGCTCATATCATGGAGACACTATTGGTTGTCTTGACATGTCCGAGCCCTCCATCTACAATGAAAAGGTGCCCTGGTACACTGGTCGAGGCCATTGGCTGGATTACCCTACTGTTGCTATGCGAGATGGCAAGTGGACTGTTTCTGTTCCTGAGTCTCTCAAGTCCGAGCTTGGATGCTGTGAGCAGTCCTTTGATTCTTTGACGGACGTGTTTGCTATTcgaaacaacaaaaagtACAGAGAGTacattgagaaggaggtgaagcGACTGTTGGATTCTGGTCGAGAGTTTGGAGCTGTCATGATGGAGCCTGTGATTcttggagctggaggaatGAACCTCGTGGATCCTGAATTCCAGAGAGCTCTGGTTGACGTTGCTCGAAACTCAGATATCTTCAAAGAGACCCATGTGGACAGTGATACCACCTGGTCTGGTCTTCCTGTGATCTACGACGAGGTTTTCACCGGCTTGTACCGACTCGGCACTTTCACTGCTGCTCAGCTTCTTCAGGTCTTCCCCGATATCTCTGTTCATGCCAAGATCCTCACTGGAGGTATTTTGCCTATGTCTGTCACACTGGCCTCCGAGTCCATCTACGATTCCTTCCTGAGCGACTCCAAGGCTGACGCTCTTTTGCATGGTCACTCGTACACCGCTCATCCCATTGGCTGCTCTGTTGCCATTAACACTCTAGGACGTCTTAAGACCATGGAGCAGGACTCGGAGGGTCCCTGGGCCCCCTTCAAGCAGGATTGGAAGAGCTCCAAGGTCACCGAgacttggtcttgttggtcCGAGGACCTGTTGAACCACGTGTCGGCTTCTGAAAAGATCTCCGGTGCCTTCGCTATCGGATCTGTGCTGGCCATAACCTTCAAGGAcgagtctggaggaggatacGCTTCTACTGCCTCTGTGGAGTTGCAAAAGTACTTGGCCAAGGGACAAGGAGCCGACGACTGGAATGTACATGCCCGAGTTCTTGGAAATGTGCTCTACCTCATGGCTTCTCAGTCCTCCAAGCCTCAGGAGCTCGAAGCCATTCAACAGAGAGTGAGAACTTACTTTCAGTAA
- a CDS encoding uncharacterized protein (Compare to YALI0E21395g, similar to Saccharomyces cerevisiae SPP382 (YLR424W); ancestral locus Anc_4.301, weakly similar to uniprot|Q9UTK6 Schizosaccharomyces pombe) — protein sequence MFKRRRREEGGGDEEEKPRPSLKFNPMAFQSQTSRSVSIDEGEDDDMDRGTNSMGGMMGNSMGGMMAGMGMGMAGMMGLGDVETGAASQSPEPMPSVTDYIKQQNEKKLENRTDSHSRFKPYGIGASLLAKMGYKAGQGLGKDGQGITRPIEQQGSVRGQGLGAQTAFTKSRDKEDEEIDSDSDSDVDNVVDTPVTFKKSKPKSIYKTVEELRESGIVIDEDVLKKAIDMRPEGYESVPSVAITSLESLRLELERLQTENEHLRTRHVFVSEQIAGVKEDLENMTNEETESEEQLTRLQKCMDLMTTNPDSLDTLLECYSTLLQSDPTDMWLSVVGPVYNHVTTSWNVSQQPSFLLDKIIESPAELRVVLLARVWLPKVSSELINNWDSNLAISLLESWGPVLPDFVRTVFIHRVVVPKLNTIIVWNQKSHDLSFLRQWWPFLSFTDKNVVQNRLQTVIGQALRSWNAQNAPPGLPEACVSLSPFLDVPSLVVKNLLPNLSRFLRRNLVINPADQDTQPLADFFLWQRVLSSEMIGVVLDSEFFPKWKKTLKQWLESGLTEDMSVVIQQAGAWFSIWRDFFSQNLTVPVDVVSQQFEQVGRALQTIQKLIAVTREDIDAIWADMTASKVDLTPSVPSKPVADTISVSVTLHDVIYELCVASGLLYRTTDRFHDQKGLPLYAIEGGKQVVICYVDNYVFYAKSGGTYEPRYIEEVVKEVSVV from the coding sequence ATGTTCAAACGGCGTCGACGCGAGGAAGGTGGCGGCGATGAAGAGGAAAAGCCGCGACCGTCACTCAAATTCAACCCTATGGCTTTCCAGTCTCAGACGTCTCGGTCTGTCTCTATAGACGAGGGCGAGGATGACGACATGGACAGAGGAACGAACAGCATGGGTGGCATGATGGGTAACAGCATGGGAGGAATGATGGCTGGGATGGGAATGGGCATGGCTGGAATGATGGGATTGGGCGACGTGGAAACTGGCGCTGCATCGCAATCCCCTGAGCCAATGCCTTCAGTGACGGACTATATCAAACAACAAAACGAAAAGAAGCTGGAAAACAGGACAGACTCGCATTCACGATTCAAGCCGTATGGAATTGGAGCTTCTCTGCTCGCAAAAATGGGTTATAAGGCTGGCCAGGGTCTAGGAAAAGATGGCCAGGGTATTACTCGACCCATTGAACAACAGGGTAGTGTGAGAGGACAAGGCCTGGGTGCTCAGACAGCATTCACAAAGAGCAGAgacaaggaggatgaggagatCGATTCGGACTCTGATTCTGATGTCGACAATGTCGTAGACACTCCTGTGACGttcaagaagagcaagCCAAAAAGCATCTACAAgactgtggaggagctgagaGAGTCTGGCATTGTCATAGACGAAGATGTGCTCAAAAAGGCGATTGACATGCGACCTGAGGGCTATGAAAGTGTACCTTCGGTTGCCATCACCTCGCTTGAGTCTTTGAGACTTGAACTGGAGCGTCTGCAGACGGAAAATGAACATCTACGAACCCGtcatgtgtttgtgtctgagCAGATAGCAGGAGTGAAAGAAGACTTGGAGAACATGACAAATGAGGAAACAGAATCAGAAGAGCAGCTGACGAGGTTGCAGAAATGCATGGACCTGATGACTACTAATCCTGACAGTCTAGATACGTTATTGGAGTGCTACTCTACTTTGCTACAAAGTGACCCAACAGACATGTGGTTGAGTGTGGTGGGTCCGGTGTATAATCATGTGACTACTTCTTGGAATGTTTCCCAGCAACCAAGCTTCCTTTTGGACAAGATCATAGAGTCTCCTGCAGAGCTCCGTGTGGTTCTGCTGGCTCGAGTTTGGCTCCCCAAGGTGAGTTCTGAGCTTATCAACAACTGGGACTCTAACCTGGCCATTTCTTTGCTTGAGTCTTGGGGTCCTGTTCTTCCTGACTTTGTGAGAACCGTCTTCATTCATCGAGTGGTGGTTCCGAAGCTGAACACCATCATTGTCTGGAACCAGAAATCCCACGATTTGTCATTCTTACGTCAATGGTGGCCGTTCCTGTCATTTACAGACAAGAACGTTGTTCAGAACCGTCTTCAGACTGTAATTGGTCAGGCTCTTCGAAGCTGGAACGCCCAGAACGCGCCGCCTGGTCTTCCTGAAGCTTGTGTCTCCTTATCACCATTTCTGGATGTGCCTTCTTTGGTGgtcaagaacctgctgcCTAATTTGTCTCGTTTTTTACGTCGGAATCTTGTCATTAACCCTGCCGACCAAGATACACAGCCTCTTGCAGATTTTTTCCTCTGGCAAAGGGTTCTGTCTTCGGAGATGATTGGGGTGGTATTGGATTCGGAGTTTTTCCCCAAATGGAAGAAAACACTCAAACAATGGCTTGAATCGGGTTTGACTGAAGATATGAGTGTTGTTATTCAGCAGGCCGGAGCCTGGTTTTCCATCTGGCGAGATTTCTTCTCCCAGAACCTCACCGTTCCTGTCGATGTTGTTTCTCAACAATTCGAGCAGGTAGGACGCGCTCTACAAACCATTCAGAAGCTCATAGCTGTCACACGGGAAGATATTGACGCTATTTGGGCCGATATGACCGCTTCCAAGGTCGATCTCACCCCTTCAGTGCCCTCCAAGCCTGTGGCAGACACTATCAGCGTGTCTGTGACCCTGCATGATGTCATATACGAGCTCTGTGTCGCTTCTGGCTTGTTATATCGCACCACAGACCGTTTCCACGACCAGAAAGGGCTCCCTTTGTATGCCATTGAAGGGGGTAAGCAGGTGGTTATTTGTTATGTGGACAACTATGTGTTTTATGCCAAGTCAGGAGGAACTTATGAGCCTCGGTACATTgaagaggtggtcaaggaggtgtcCGTTGTATAA
- a CDS encoding uncharacterized protein (Compare to YALI0E21417g, similar to Saccharomyces cerevisiae SPT3 (YDR392W); ancestral locus Anc_5.480, similar to uniprot|P06844 Saccharomyces cerevisiae YDR392w SPT3 general transcriptional adaptor or co- activator): MTSTLIQSRSSPHNTTMAEKDKYKYRIEIQQMMFVIGETNDPPTETTSLVEDIVRSQVIEMLLQATILAQKRGARSMATEDFIFLIRHDAAKVSRLKTYLTWKDVRKNAKDQEAGGLEGTDILENGGAGAEGAAPGGAPGGPGAPPNAPPGQAPLATAKRSKVKLPWELQFMFSEQPLQDGDDEEDDEAEANSATIERLKTADERTKDMTREEYVHWSECRQASFTYRKAKRFRDWAGIGALTDTRPHDDIIDILGFLTFEIIASITEEALKVKEEQEEVERSNGDQPRKKQKMSHSLFDGPDEEARPILACHVQEAYRRLQHTSAKQKSLRRYRGGLVKVKTTLI, from the coding sequence ATGACTTCCACGCTCATACAGTCAAGATCATCTCcgcacaacaccaccatggcCGAAAaagacaagtacaagtaccggaTCGAGATCCAGCAGATGATGTTCGTCATTGGCGAGACCAACGACCCACCCACGGAAACTACGTCGTTGGTCGAGGACATTGTGCGGTCTCAGGTGATTGAGATGCTGCTCCAGGCGACCATTCTTGCCCAGAAGCGTGGAGCTCGGTCCATGGCCACGGAGGACTTCATTTTTCTCATCCGTCATGACGCCGCCAAGGTTTCGCGTCTCAAGACGTATCTGACCTGGAAGGATGTGCGTAAGAACGCCAaagatcaagaagctggaggactTGAAGGGACGGACATTTTGGAGAACGGAGGCGCTGGAGCCGAAGGGGCTGCCCCTGGAGGGGCCCCCGGGGGTCCCGGAGCACCACCAAACGCCCCACCAGGTCAGGCACCTCTTGCTACAGCCAAAAGGTCCAAGGTGAAGTTGCCATGGGAACTGCAGTTTATGTTCTCGGAACAGCCGCTACAGGACGGAgacgacgaagaagacgacgaggCAGAGGCTAACAGTGCAACAATCGAGCGTCTCAAGACCGCCGACGAGCGTACAAAGGACATGACGCGAGAGGAGTACGTTCACTGGTCGGAATGCAGACAGGCATCGTTTACTTATAGAAAGGCCAAGCGGTTTCGAGACTGGGCGGGAATCGGTGCTCTGACAGACACACGACCGCATGACGATATCATTGATATTCTGGGTTTCTTGACGTTTGAAATCATCGCCAGTATCACAGAagaggctctcaaggtgaaggaggagcaagaggaggtggagcGGTCTAACGGGGACCAGCCACgaaaaaagcaaaagaTGTCGCACTCGTTGTTCGATGGACCCGATGAGGAGGCACGTCCAATATTGGCGTGCCACGTTCAGGAGGCATACAGACGATTGCAACATACCTCTGCCAAGCAGAAGAGTTTGAGACGGTaccgaggaggactggTCAAGGTGAAGACTACTTTGATTTAA
- a CDS encoding uncharacterized protein (Compare to YALI0E21527g, no similarity): MSKLEVLQPHSVGKRIASIAVSGTLAQQQRRIEEGTQRTRNQLRTRQKDFSRPTAKDTYFAGVSKETRFIDTYTARLRQSHLTLLFECPVDWQLVNEGLDPTEDQVGLWRAHVRNTQAWVLGDGKENETAEALESKLITNQQTQVVHKSLFAGTLKCIEYDDPALDLAWTAGNDINKGDSMALRVQRSPSSIIALFLSSQWNMEQAAKLFDQKPHLPLLGAIMSSKWNKHLEEASEFLSDEHKLPKGQAGALADLLRRLSHYGLTQSSEGLADYLYLSRAEKKTGMGPDKTPEQNKTEK, translated from the coding sequence ATGAGTAAACTGGAGGTGCTACAGCCCCACAGTGTCGGCAAGCGGATCGCTTCGATAGCCGTGAGTGGGACGttggcccagcagcagcggcggATAGAGGAGGGCACACAGCGTACACGGAACCAACTGCGCACGCGACAAAAAGATTTTTCACGACCAACGGCTAAAGACACGTACTTCGCGGGCGTGTCCAAGGAAACCCGTTTTATCGACACATACACGGCCCGGCTGCGGCAGTCGCATCTCACCTTACTATTTGAGTGTCCTGTGGACTGGCAGCTGGTCAACGAAGGTCTGGATCCGACCGAGGATCAAGTGGGACTATGGAGAGCCCATGTGCGCAATACGCAAGCATGGGTGCTTGGAGACGGGAAGGAAAATGAGACGgccgaggctctggaaTCGAAACTGATCACCAACCAACAAACACAGGTGGTGCACAAGTCACTGTTTGCCGGGACCCTCAAATGCATAGAGTACGACGATCCTGCGCTGGATCTGGCATGGACCGCAGGGAACGACATTAACAAAGGCGACAGCATGGCTCTTAGAGTGCAGCGAAGCCCGTCGTCCATCATAGCGCTGTTTCTGAGCTCCCAGTGGAACATGGAGCAGGCGGCCAAGCTGTTTGACCAGAAACCACATCTACCGCTTCTGGGAGCTATCATGAGCTCCAAGTGGAACAAACATCTAGAGGAAGCATCGGAGTTTCTGAGCGACGAACATAAACTGCCCAAGGGTCAGGCAGGAGCCCTAGCTGACTTGTTGAGACGTCTCAGTCACTATGGACTGACCCAAAGTAGTGAGGGGCTTGCTGATTACTTGTATTTAAGCAGGGCGGAAAAGAAGACCGGGATGGGGCCGGATAAGACTCCAGAGCAAAATAAGACGGAAAAATGA
- a CDS encoding uncharacterized protein (Compare to YALI0E21373g, similar to Saccharomyces cerevisiae MIA40 (YKL195W); ancestral locus Anc_4.302, some similarities with uniprot|P36046 Saccharomyces cerevisiae YKL195w), which yields MFRTAIRSLRTVRPAHIRSMHTARPHKTVSRSGFVLGASTALMLGGVIFNEAKKEVDSEPKAEKKEGEAPEGQQSAYDPETGEINWDCPCLGGMANGPCGEEFKAAFSCFVYSKAEPKGMDCIEKFSGMQDCFRKHPEVYADQLRDDEEEEKIVQEAVTKKESPAEVIEEVSEVVEIPEKKEQLSVPAEEIKQVVRDTAKGLHDIAEDVTSKVDSVAKKVGLIADSEDLRKNITDAIKAAEDVIDHIADSTDSIVDSLGGSADKMSDQIKPVIEKITPVIKKIEEILESDKGDKK from the coding sequence ATGTTTAGAACCGCCATTCGATCTCTGCGAACCGTGCGACCGGCCCATATTCGGTCCATGCACACCGCCCGACCCCACAAGACCGTTTCTCGGTCCGGTTTCGTTCTCGGAGCCTCCACCGCCCTCATGCTTGGAGGCGTCATTTtcaacgaggccaagaaggaggttgaTAGCGAGcccaaggccgagaagaaggagggtgAGGCCCCCGAAGGCCAGCAGAGTGCCTACGACCCCGAGACCGGCGAGATCAACTGGGACTGCCCTTGCCTGGGCGGCATGGCCAACGGTCCTTGTGGAGAGGAGTTCAAGGcggccttctcctgcttCGTCTACTCGAAGGCCGAGCCCAAGGGCATGGACTGCATTGAGAAGTTCTCCGGCATGCAGGACTGTTTCCGAAAACACCCCGAGGTGTACGCTGACCAGCTGAgagacgacgaggaagaggagaagattgtgCAGGAGGCcgtcaccaagaaggagtcTCCCGCTGAAGTCATTGAGGAGGTTTCCGAGGTTGTCGAGATccccgagaagaaggagcagctcTCCGTCCCCgccgaggagatcaagCAGGTTGTGCGAGACACCGCCAAGGGTCTGCACGATATTGCTGAGGACGTGACCTCCAAGGTCGACTCtgtggccaagaaggtcgGACTCATTGCTGACTCCGAGGACCTGCGAAAGAACATCACTGACGCTATCAAGGCCGCCGAGGACGTCATTGACCACATTGCCGACTCCACCGACTCCATTGTCGACTCTCTGGGAGGCTCTGCCGACAAGATGTCCGACCAGATCAAGCCCGTCATCGAGAAGATCACCCCTGTtatcaagaagattgaggagatcCTCGAGTCCGACAAGGGCGACAAGAAgtaa
- a CDS encoding uncharacterized protein (Truncated form of YALI0E21472g, gnl|GLV|YALI0E21472g [Yarrowia lipolytica] similar to uniprot|Q7S6R7 Neurospora crassa Hypothetical protein) yields the protein MNETTLRTYLAQISSLKKPEIFYHIVSTLLFQNILHLPATSNMSSIKYTKQPLPTYRYSSSTAPNLPCTSCMHAHLPHINMSHAQVLKHVRAVSIEPQKAPIGLLHVTNAGMGRFPPAQWPRAHAVVSGEYGRVRDGTGTFGEFSGKRPWAMVDCNSEIVYRHIP from the coding sequence ATGAACGAAACAACATTAAGGACCTATCTTGCTCAAATATCATCACTCAAGAAGCCTGAAATCTTTTATCATATCGTCTCGACTCTATTATTCCAGAACATACTCCATCTCCCCGCCACTTCTAACATGTCGTCCATAAAATATACCAAGCAACCTCTTCCAAcctacaggtacagtagctcCACTGCACCCAATCTCCCTTGCACTTCATGCATGCATGCTCATCTTCCCCACATCAACATGTCGCACGCCCAGGTTCTCAAACACGTCCGAGCCGTGAGTATAGAACCCCAAAAGGCCCCAATTGGCCTGTTACACGTTACTAACGCAGGTATGGGGAGAtttcctccagctcagTGGCCTAGAGCCCACGCTGTTGTCTCAGGTGAGTATGGGAGAGTGAGAGATGGTACTGGTACGTTCGGTGAGTTTTCGGGGAAGAGGCCCTGGGCTATGGTTGATTGTAACTCAGAGATAGTCTACAGACACATTCCCTAG